GATAGCCAACCGCCGTCTTGCGGTGTGCCCGCATGCGTTTGTCGACGGGTGCCACGCGGACCGCATCGAGGTCGAAGTAGTACGTGGGGGAGCGGACCAAGAGCAGGACGGTCTCGTACGTCGTGCTGAGTCGATCCGTCACCGACGAGGGCATCGGATTCGGCTTGGCCCACACCACGACGTTTCTCACCAGCCAGTTATCGTCGGCCAGGGCTAGCGCGAGTCGCTGGGGTCCGAGCAGCAACGACTTTCGCGCTGCACCCTCGCGTGGATGTGCTGAGTAGCTGTCGCCGACGTTGAGCCACAGGGAGCCGGTGGGCGTCAGAACACGGTGCAGCTCCTGCGCAACCAGACGAAGGTTCTTGACCCAGTCGTCAACCGACTGCTCTGCCCCGAGCTGGTCGGGATGGCCGTAGTCACGCAGACCCACGTAGGGCGGCGAGGTAACGATGCAATCGACGCTGGCATCGGCGAATCGGTCCAGGACGTGGCGGACGTCGCCGACGACGATCGTGTTGGGTTTCATGAGGTGGCACCTCCTTTCGAGGATGTGGTTGGTAGAAGGTCACTGGATGGCAGTAGCGCACTGAGCGCGTCGGCCTCGGTGGTGACGGTGAAGAGCTGCTGTTCCGCCTGGTTCAGGCGGGAGATGGTTCGGCGGATCCCATGGGCGCGGTGCTCGCTCGGAACAATCCAGACCACCTTGGGGAAGACGCCCGCGCTGGCCTGCTCGGTCCCAGATCGCCAGTACGCCGCGTAGGCCTGA
The nucleotide sequence above comes from Rhodococcoides fascians A25f. Encoded proteins:
- a CDS encoding DNA-methyltransferase, whose protein sequence is MKPNTIVVGDVRHVLDRFADASVDCIVTSPPYVGLRDYGHPDQLGAEQSVDDWVKNLRLVAQELHRVLTPTGSLWLNVGDSYSAHPREGAARKSLLLGPQRLALALADDNWLVRNVVVWAKPNPMPSSVTDRLSTTYETVLLLVRSPTYYFDLDAVRVAPVDKRMRAHRKTAVGYPPVSAVPVGGGVDRNLGLDAMKRRGLSAHPLGKSPGDVWTIPTAGYKGAHFATYPLALPERAILAGCPERVCTTCGFAWRREQEQVGGRLLRTGALQPACACPGSPWRPGIVLDPFMGSGTTALAAQKHRRNWLGIELNPDYAEQARERIAQHNNITE